A region of Flavobacterium indicum GPTSA100-9 = DSM 17447 DNA encodes the following proteins:
- a CDS encoding HpaII family restriction endonuclease yields the protein MITGNKGEWSEVYTLLKVISDKQLFAGDSNLNKIETLIFPIIKVLRDETNGTFEFSYDNDLVIVKNGEEEIRISVLEFQKQAHFLLTKLKEKTNATFSIPEIESFINSFDSHSLKAKSSVKSDIRIVIHDLRTGTNPELGFSIKSQLGGASTLLNAGKTTNFIFKIQNLTLTQNQISEINAIETRSKIKDRIEKISEFGGSLEFQKTESSIFGNNLILIDSALPKIIAESLKLFYTSTFSTTIELTNQISTTNPLDYNLETNHPFYSYKIKRFLTDIALGMMPSKVWTGELDATGGYLVVKENGEVLCYHIYNRNEFEDYLYSNTKLETASSTRHEFGKVYEENGQLYFKLNLQIRFK from the coding sequence ATGATAACAGGAAATAAAGGAGAATGGAGCGAAGTTTATACGCTTTTAAAGGTCATTTCTGACAAACAACTTTTTGCAGGTGACAGCAATTTAAACAAAATAGAAACTTTGATTTTCCCAATAATCAAAGTACTTCGTGATGAAACTAATGGAACTTTTGAGTTCAGTTATGACAATGATTTAGTAATTGTAAAAAACGGTGAAGAAGAAATAAGAATTTCCGTTTTAGAGTTTCAAAAACAAGCTCATTTTTTGCTTACAAAACTTAAAGAAAAAACAAATGCAACTTTTTCAATTCCAGAAATTGAAAGTTTCATCAACTCTTTTGACAGCCATTCGCTGAAAGCAAAATCATCTGTAAAAAGTGATATAAGAATTGTAATTCACGACCTAAGAACTGGAACAAATCCAGAGCTTGGCTTTAGTATAAAATCACAACTTGGCGGTGCTTCTACTCTATTAAATGCAGGGAAAACCACAAATTTCATTTTTAAGATTCAAAATTTGACTTTAACTCAAAATCAAATTTCCGAGATAAACGCAATTGAAACAAGAAGCAAAATCAAGGACAGAATTGAAAAAATATCAGAATTTGGAGGAAGTCTAGAATTTCAGAAAACAGAAAGTTCAATTTTTGGAAACAATCTTATTCTTATTGATAGTGCTTTACCAAAAATAATTGCAGAAAGTTTGAAGTTATTTTATACATCAACATTTTCGACAACAATTGAACTAACAAATCAAATATCGACAACAAATCCGCTTGACTACAATTTAGAAACCAATCATCCATTTTATTCATACAAAATTAAACGTTTTCTTACAGACATTGCATTGGGAATGATGCCATCAAAAGTTTGGACAGGAGAATTAGATGCAACTGGAGGATATTTAGTTGTAAAAGAAAACGGAGAAGTTTTATGTTATCATATTTACAACCGAAATGAATTTGAAGATTATTTATATTCAAATACTAAATTAGAAACTGCAAGTAGTACTCGACACGAATTTGGGAAAGTTTATGAAGAA
- a CDS encoding endonuclease/exonuclease/phosphatase family protein codes for MRIATWNLERLDKRKNQLILDKLVDINADILVLTETNSLIQLDNYSCISTDLLPTEFDGIKYNVGENRVSILTKYKAATQHKTFDSYTTVCTDIETPIGLLTVYGSIIGVFANRQPRFDNDLNGQLADFEKIFPGRQVCIAGDLNVTFSGRPWPSNKARQILLDAFTTYGLTNTTANIADTVDHIILSNDFIENKHIEIETWNTNKKLSDHVGHLLTLTV; via the coding sequence ATGAGAATAGCAACATGGAATTTAGAGCGACTCGACAAGAGAAAAAATCAACTCATTCTTGACAAGTTGGTTGACATAAATGCTGACATTTTAGTGCTGACAGAAACAAATTCATTAATTCAACTTGATAATTACAGTTGCATTTCAACAGACCTTTTGCCGACCGAATTTGACGGCATAAAATATAACGTTGGCGAAAACAGAGTTAGTATTTTGACAAAGTATAAGGCGGCAACTCAACACAAAACTTTTGACAGTTACACGACTGTTTGCACAGACATTGAAACTCCGATTGGACTTTTGACAGTTTACGGTTCAATTATTGGAGTTTTTGCAAACCGACAACCACGTTTCGATAACGACCTCAACGGACAACTTGCAGACTTTGAAAAGATATTTCCCGGCAGACAGGTTTGTATTGCAGGCGACTTGAACGTAACATTTTCGGGACGACCTTGGCCAAGTAATAAGGCTCGACAAATACTTTTGGACGCATTTACAACTTACGGACTAACAAATACAACCGCAAACATTGCCGACACAGTTGACCATATTATTTTAAGCAACGACTTTATAGAGAACAAGCATATAGAAATTGAAACTTGGAACACAAACAAAAAATTAAGCGACCACGTTGGACATTTATTAACTTTGACAGTATGA
- a CDS encoding T9SS type A sorting domain-containing protein, translated as MKKILFTFIFCIQLSHIVAQENQTIQETENLPNWPVMLSNLNTTQITSGVLIDKVTTFANIINYNTFDSNISNSNHFAQALSELYRASDQTKFISLTELKNRTATTTSNNSVDVGIINTTFHKLNFNEENPSAGGVTFNQSTGKFVAVVGQPSFIGKKISIMSPLKEFITGSAFQFNFKNNLILNNTTTTIKTLVVDFIDGSSPVTIISNSTIVVPTKTVNYTDSGMKSLKFTITYSDNTTLETYGKIYVKYDSDLQTLAPNNTNSSCYELLKDKGTFTSTLPFQGYTENSPIYGKTEYTIFYGYNNTAKQMVKPIIIVDGFDPKDKRKVQDCDCEQDPTCVLNNDDGDNGVFNPTKHESLEDLMNYNTINSTTGLPQVKNLISELRTKGYDVIVINNPTYTSTNVAGQSVTVDGGADYIERNAMTLVSFIKNYVKPNQTLAGSNQQLVLVGPSMGGQITRFALAYMEKKFAETGLVEWKHNARLWISVDSPHLGANIPVGAQANIWFLADRLGKEPAKIQYYEELNSVAGKQQIISQFQNARETGYLNGNSFFTTYYNNLNSNGVAGSNGYPVSNTSFRKIAMVNGSLTGKKDASEQQTFLYMRGYARGLWPFQNSTVTLLRLQDNFMPASYQTGTVFKGDGQNSTFNIGFNHWYIDFSHPRYNLKVNNNSVKGSMDVVPGGYFRTAKYIREAVSEGLSDAGVRQETRDYIENHSFIPTFSAIGHLNPNQNWGNPLNTNLTCPTNKQTPFDSYYGTASNTEHTSFTKEGIDWLFKELDGIPQAPSFPMQDNLLVGAELICNTNVTYTFSDICKLPSSATWSVSPNLQIVSTTDYSITVSQVSNGQGTITATFQNGQTVTKNVWVGKPSFYLQYNYFEPQPVKSTLEMVSDQPNLTINQQGITSTQFIGIKDGVTIFDTPGSFFTIRANPNSVDKVFAYATNACGTTMVELDWLNLFRQSNNSTVKYYKVFPNPTHNVVHIDLRDNDNSPSSNIITGELFDLMGQSKAFVQFMNNRGSVDVRNLNEGIYVLKIYINNQVESHQIIVE; from the coding sequence ATGAAAAAAATTCTTTTTACATTTATTTTTTGTATTCAACTATCTCATATAGTGGCACAAGAAAATCAAACCATTCAAGAAACAGAAAATTTGCCTAATTGGCCTGTTATGCTTTCCAACTTAAACACCACACAAATAACTTCGGGTGTATTGATAGACAAAGTAACCACATTTGCTAACATAATAAACTATAACACTTTCGACAGTAATATATCTAACAGCAATCACTTTGCACAAGCATTAAGTGAATTATATCGTGCATCAGACCAAACAAAGTTTATTAGTTTAACTGAACTAAAAAACAGAACTGCTACTACAACTTCAAATAATTCTGTTGATGTAGGAATTATTAATACTACTTTTCATAAACTCAATTTTAATGAAGAAAATCCTAGTGCAGGAGGAGTAACTTTCAATCAAAGTACAGGAAAATTTGTAGCTGTAGTGGGACAACCTTCCTTTATAGGTAAAAAAATAAGTATTATGTCACCTCTAAAAGAATTTATTACTGGAAGTGCATTTCAATTTAATTTTAAAAATAATCTAATCCTGAATAATACAACAACAACTATAAAAACATTAGTTGTTGATTTTATTGACGGTAGTAGTCCTGTTACTATTATTTCTAATAGTACAATTGTAGTACCAACAAAAACAGTAAATTATACAGATAGCGGTATGAAATCACTAAAATTCACTATTACCTATTCTGATAATACCACTCTGGAAACCTATGGTAAAATTTATGTGAAATACGACTCCGATTTACAAACTTTAGCTCCAAACAATACTAATTCATCTTGTTATGAACTACTAAAAGACAAAGGAACATTTACATCTACCTTACCATTTCAAGGTTATACAGAAAATTCTCCTATATATGGAAAAACGGAATATACTATATTTTATGGTTATAACAATACTGCAAAACAAATGGTAAAACCCATAATTATAGTAGATGGTTTTGATCCTAAAGACAAACGAAAAGTACAAGATTGTGATTGTGAACAAGACCCAACTTGTGTGCTAAACAATGATGATGGTGATAATGGAGTTTTTAATCCTACAAAACACGAATCACTAGAAGATTTAATGAATTATAATACTATTAATTCAACAACTGGCTTACCTCAAGTAAAGAATTTAATTTCAGAACTTCGTACAAAAGGCTATGATGTAATAGTAATAAACAATCCTACTTATACCTCTACCAATGTAGCTGGGCAATCTGTAACTGTTGATGGTGGTGCAGATTATATTGAGCGAAATGCAATGACATTGGTTTCATTTATAAAAAATTATGTCAAACCAAATCAAACATTGGCGGGTAGCAATCAACAATTAGTATTGGTTGGCCCAAGTATGGGCGGACAAATTACTCGTTTTGCACTTGCTTATATGGAGAAAAAATTTGCTGAAACTGGATTAGTAGAATGGAAACACAATGCTCGTTTATGGATAAGTGTAGATAGTCCACATTTGGGAGCAAATATTCCAGTAGGTGCTCAAGCAAATATTTGGTTTTTAGCGGATAGATTAGGAAAAGAACCTGCTAAAATTCAATATTATGAAGAATTAAACTCTGTGGCAGGAAAACAACAAATTATAAGTCAGTTTCAAAATGCGAGAGAAACAGGTTACTTAAATGGAAATAGTTTTTTTACAACTTATTACAATAACCTAAATTCTAACGGTGTAGCAGGTTCAAATGGTTATCCTGTTTCCAATACTAGTTTTAGAAAGATTGCAATGGTTAATGGTTCTTTAACAGGTAAAAAAGATGCTTCAGAACAGCAAACTTTCTTGTATATGAGAGGCTATGCAAGAGGTTTGTGGCCATTTCAAAACTCAACCGTTACACTTTTACGTTTACAAGATAACTTTATGCCAGCTTCATATCAAACTGGAACAGTTTTTAAAGGTGATGGACAAAATAGCACTTTTAATATTGGTTTTAATCATTGGTATATTGATTTTTCTCATCCAAGATACAATTTGAAAGTTAATAACAATAGTGTTAAAGGAAGTATGGACGTTGTTCCTGGTGGTTATTTTAGAACTGCAAAATATATTAGAGAAGCCGTATCTGAAGGGTTGAGTGATGCTGGTGTTAGACAAGAAACTAGAGATTATATTGAAAATCATTCTTTTATCCCAACATTTTCGGCAATTGGTCATTTAAATCCAAATCAAAATTGGGGAAATCCATTAAATACCAATTTAACTTGCCCTACTAACAAGCAAACACCATTCGATAGCTATTATGGCACGGCAAGTAATACAGAACATACTTCATTTACAAAAGAAGGTATAGATTGGCTTTTTAAAGAATTAGATGGTATTCCACAAGCTCCAAGTTTTCCAATGCAAGACAATTTACTTGTTGGTGCTGAATTAATATGTAATACTAATGTCACATATACTTTTTCAGATATTTGTAAATTACCTAGTTCTGCAACTTGGTCAGTTTCTCCTAATTTACAAATTGTTTCAACTACAGATTATTCCATTACAGTTTCACAAGTTTCAAATGGTCAAGGTACAATTACGGCAACATTTCAAAATGGTCAAACTGTAACTAAAAACGTTTGGGTAGGCAAACCATCTTTTTACCTACAATATAATTACTTTGAACCACAGCCTGTAAAATCTACTTTAGAAATGGTAAGTGATCAACCAAATTTAACTATTAACCAACAAGGTATTACAAGCACTCAATTTATTGGTATAAAAGATGGAGTTACTATTTTCGATACTCCAGGAAGTTTCTTTACTATTCGTGCAAATCCAAATAGTGTTGATAAAGTTTTTGCTTATGCAACAAATGCTTGTGGAACAACTATGGTTGAATTAGATTGGCTAAACTTATTTCGTCAATCAAACAATTCAACTGTCAAATATTATAAAGTCTTTCCTAACCCAACACATAATGTTGTTCATATTGATTTAAGAGATAATGACAATAGTCCTTCAAGTAATATTATTACTGGTGAACTTTTTGATTTAATGGGGCAATCTAAAGCTTTTGTACAATTTATGAACAATAGAGGTTCCGTTGATGTTAGAAATTTAAATGAAGGGATATATGTTCTGAAAATATATATCAATAACCAAGTAGAAAGTCATCAAATAATTGTAGAATAA
- a CDS encoding DNA cytosine methyltransferase: protein MKLKEKISLEKVFEKEYKVKLVELESNKEAVITHFLHNSKNGVSQFFKKDAVKYTKEILQYEYPKEEISNIVAEEALQYGIFDTFDIPFPPVENPKFKFIDLFAGIGGFRLAMQNLGGKCVFTSEWDKDAKRTYKANFGERPFGDITKEETKAFIPDGFDLLCAGFPCQAFSIAGKRGGFEDTRGTLFFDVAEIIKRKQPKAIFLENVKGLRNHNGGKTLATILNVLRNDLGYFIPEPQIINAKDFGVPQNRERIYIVGFHPSTNVTEFNYPKPLDKKITFADIKEKEVPATKYFLSTQYVQTLVNHKARHEGKGNGFGYAIISDNEIANAVVCGGMGRERNLVLDHRITDFTPTTHIKGTVNREGIRKMTPREWARLQGFPDEFIIPVADASAYKQFGNSVAVPAIQATANEILKLIEVKK from the coding sequence ATGAAATTAAAAGAGAAAATATCGCTTGAAAAAGTATTTGAAAAAGAATACAAAGTAAAACTTGTTGAACTTGAAAGCAACAAGGAAGCGGTTATTACTCATTTTTTACACAACAGCAAAAATGGTGTTTCTCAATTTTTCAAAAAAGATGCTGTAAAATACACAAAAGAAATTTTACAATACGAATACCCAAAAGAAGAAATTTCAAATATTGTTGCGGAAGAAGCATTGCAATACGGAATTTTTGACACTTTTGACATTCCATTTCCACCTGTTGAAAATCCTAAATTTAAATTTATTGACCTTTTTGCTGGAATTGGCGGTTTTCGTTTGGCAATGCAAAACCTTGGCGGAAAATGCGTTTTCACAAGTGAGTGGGACAAAGATGCCAAACGAACTTATAAAGCCAATTTTGGAGAAAGACCTTTTGGAGACATCACAAAAGAAGAAACAAAAGCATTTATTCCAGACGGTTTTGACTTGCTTTGTGCTGGTTTTCCGTGTCAAGCATTTTCAATTGCTGGAAAACGTGGAGGATTTGAAGATACAAGAGGAACGTTGTTTTTTGACGTTGCCGAAATCATCAAACGCAAACAACCAAAAGCAATTTTTCTTGAAAATGTAAAAGGTTTACGAAACCATAACGGAGGAAAAACTTTAGCCACAATTCTAAATGTTTTACGAAACGACTTAGGTTATTTTATTCCTGAACCGCAAATTATTAACGCAAAAGATTTTGGCGTTCCACAAAATAGAGAACGAATTTATATTGTTGGATTTCATCCAAGTACAAATGTTACTGAATTTAATTACCCAAAACCTTTGGACAAAAAAATAACTTTTGCAGACATCAAAGAAAAGGAAGTACCAGCAACAAAATATTTTCTTTCTACTCAATACGTTCAAACTTTGGTTAATCACAAAGCACGACACGAAGGAAAGGGAAACGGTTTTGGATATGCAATTATTTCTGACAATGAAATTGCAAATGCTGTAGTTTGTGGAGGGATGGGAAGAGAAAGAAACTTGGTTTTAGACCACAGAATTACAGATTTTACACCAACAACTCATATAAAAGGAACTGTAAATCGTGAAGGAATTCGTAAAATGACACCACGAGAATGGGCAAGATTACAAGGATTTCCTGACGAATTTATAATTCCAGTTGCTGACGCATCTGCGTATAAACAATTCGGCAACTCCGTTGCCGTTCCAGCTATTCAAGCAACTGCAAATGAAATATTAAAGCTAATCGAAGTTAAGAAATGA
- a CDS encoding toxin-antitoxin system YwqK family antitoxin, with translation MNFPKIFILLILLNYCEIYSQEKVIEKYENGNLKFEGYAKNNVLDSIYREYYKNGNIKVEGFYKDCKYETNRTKIYHAGCGVGQKTDSLTLGTRHGKLKTYYENGKLKSVSNFHCGLRQGNFYVYYENGIIETQEFYFEDKLKSSQYYNELGIIQETENIEYNFKKTRNYKTTLHKEFYENGDLKIENRIIEEENDIETEYYKEYYQNGFLKIEKTLINNSKNEVYREYYENGNVKYEGKFKNDKPIEKHYFYKEDGRIDKIETWKNNKLIPLKEYKYNG, from the coding sequence ATGAATTTTCCGAAAATATTCATATTACTAATTTTACTAAATTATTGTGAAATATATTCGCAAGAAAAGGTCATTGAAAAATATGAAAACGGTAATCTAAAATTTGAAGGATACGCAAAAAACAATGTACTTGATAGTATTTACAGAGAATATTACAAAAATGGAAATATAAAAGTTGAAGGGTTTTACAAAGATTGTAAGTATGAAACTAACAGAACCAAAATTTATCATGCTGGTTGCGGAGTTGGACAAAAAACGGATAGCTTAACTTTGGGAACAAGACATGGAAAACTTAAAACATATTACGAAAATGGAAAATTGAAAAGCGTTTCAAATTTTCACTGCGGCTTACGACAAGGAAACTTTTATGTTTATTATGAAAATGGAATTATAGAAACTCAAGAGTTTTACTTTGAAGACAAACTTAAATCTTCTCAATATTATAATGAACTTGGAATTATTCAAGAAACCGAAAACATAGAATATAATTTCAAAAAAACTCGGAATTATAAAACGACACTTCATAAAGAATTTTATGAAAATGGAGATTTGAAAATAGAAAATAGAATTATCGAAGAAGAGAATGATATTGAAACTGAATATTATAAAGAGTATTATCAAAACGGCTTTTTAAAAATTGAAAAAACTCTAATTAACAATTCTAAAAATGAAGTTTACAGAGAATACTATGAAAATGGAAATGTAAAATATGAAGGTAAGTTCAAAAATGACAAACCAATTGAAAAACACTATTTTTACAAAGAAGATGGAAGAATTGACAAAATAGAAACTTGGAAAAACAACAAACTAATTCCTCTAAAAGAGTATAAATACAACGGCTAA